One genomic region from Pan troglodytes isolate AG18354 chromosome 14, NHGRI_mPanTro3-v2.0_pri, whole genome shotgun sequence encodes:
- the METTL21C gene encoding protein-lysine methyltransferase METTL21C translates to MSWAERLGPCPALSSQQAPAMDVCLSSAQQPGRRGEGLSSPGGWLEAEKKGAPQKDSTGAVLEESNKIEPSLHSLQKFVPTDYASYTQEHYRFAGKEIVIQESIESYGAVVWPGATALCQYLEEHAEELNFQDAKILEIGAGPGLVSIVASILGAQVTATDLPDVLGNLQYNLLKNTLQCTAHLPEVKELVWGEDLDKNFPKSAFYYDYVLASDVVYHHYFLDKLLTTMVYLSQPGTVLLWANKFRFSTDYEFLDKFKQVFDTTLLAEYPESSVKLFKGILKWD, encoded by the exons CTTGTCCAGCTCTTTCCTCTCAGCAGGCTCCGGCTATGGACGTATGTCTGAGCTCCGCGCAGCAGCCTGGGCGCCGGGGGGAAGGACTCAGCTCCCCGGGTGGCTGGTTAGAGGCTGAGAAGAAGGGGGCTCCGCAGAAAGACAGCACCGGGGCAGTCCTGGAAG AATCCAACAAGATAGAACCATCTCTTCATAGCCTCCAGAAATTTGTTCCTACAGATTACGCCAGCTACACTCAGGAGCATTATCGGTTTGCAGGAAAGGAGATTGTCATCCAGGAATCCATAGAGAGTTACGGAGCGGTGGTGTGGCCAGGG gcTACGGCTTTGTGTCAATACTTGGAGGAACATGCCGAGGAACTCAATTTCCAAGATGCAAAAATACTTGAAATTGGTGCCGGACCAGGCCTTGTTTCCATTGTGGCCAGTATTTTAG gaGCTCAAGTCACAGCAACAGATTTGCCTGATGTCCTGGGAAACCTTCaatacaatcttttaaaaaacacactaCAATGTACAGCACATCTGCCTGAAGTGAAAGAACTGGTGTGGGGGGAAGACCTGGACAAAAACTTTCCCAAGTCAGCTTTTTACTATGATTACGTCCTAGCCTCGGATGTGGTCTACCATCACTACTTCCTGGACAAGCTGCTCACCACCATGGTGTACCTTTCCCAGCCAGGGACGGTGCTGCTTTGGGCAAACAAATTCAGGTTCAGCACCGACTATGAATTTTTAGATAAATTCAAGCAAGTTTTTGACACAACACTGTTGGCTGAATATCCAGAGTCATCAGTCAAACTTTTTAAGGGGATACTAAAATGGGACTAA